One window of the Candidatus Neomarinimicrobiota bacterium genome contains the following:
- a CDS encoding thiamine pyrophosphate-dependent enzyme: MPRFHGFTKKQLLDVYRNMALSRRLDEKILILLRQGKSAFHTGGSGHEAAQLAAAQVIRRGEDWPFPYYRDMAFTIGLGITGREQLLSSISRAEDPYSAGRQMPTHFSSRELNIITQSSVTGTQYLQAVGCAMALVKGGEKGVVYVSSGEGTTSQGDFHEALNWASREKLPVIFHIEDNKYAISVHVSEQTSGGSAYGIVAGYKNLARFQVDGTDFFEAHMAFRKAADRARKGKGPSVVVSDVVRLLPHSSSDDQKKYRDKEELEADRKRDPISRFSDACAEGGVISRKEFEKIDAEVRQSVEEDAEWAEARPLPSPETATRYVYSEDDETTALEESEPSYISDRIVPVDAVNHALHEEMARNKKMVIYGEDVADLKGGVFTATKGLTAEFGKERVYNSPLAESSIIGTAIGMACVGWKPVVEIQFSDFIWTAMMQIRNEMATIRYRSNNEWSCPIVIRVPVGGYVHGGIFHSQSIDGYFLHLPGIRIAYPSNSADAKGLLKTACRMDDPVIFMEHKSLYRFVPAATPEPDEDYLLPFGKARTVKEGSDLTIITYGMMVYKSLEAARSLESSMGVSIEIIDLRTLNPLDYDSIERSLHKTSKALVVYEDNITNGAGAEISAIIADRYFELLDGPVKRVAAKDCPVGFSAVIEDVVLPQAEDVAQAAQELIEY; encoded by the coding sequence GTGCCCAGATTTCACGGCTTTACAAAGAAACAGTTACTCGATGTATACCGCAACATGGCTCTATCGCGCAGACTGGACGAGAAGATTCTCATCCTTTTGCGGCAAGGGAAGAGTGCTTTTCACACCGGCGGTTCCGGGCATGAAGCGGCACAGCTGGCGGCGGCGCAGGTGATTCGCCGCGGTGAAGACTGGCCGTTTCCCTATTATCGTGATATGGCGTTCACCATTGGACTGGGAATCACTGGTCGGGAACAGCTTCTCTCGTCTATTTCCAGAGCGGAGGATCCCTATTCCGCGGGCAGGCAGATGCCGACCCACTTCAGCAGTAGAGAACTCAACATAATCACGCAATCGAGCGTCACCGGTACCCAGTATCTGCAAGCGGTTGGCTGCGCCATGGCACTGGTGAAAGGGGGAGAAAAAGGGGTAGTCTACGTCTCGTCGGGTGAAGGGACCACAAGCCAGGGTGATTTTCATGAAGCGCTTAACTGGGCGAGCCGGGAAAAGCTCCCGGTAATATTCCATATTGAGGACAATAAGTATGCTATTTCGGTGCACGTTTCGGAGCAGACATCGGGAGGGTCAGCATACGGCATAGTGGCGGGATACAAAAATCTTGCCCGTTTCCAGGTTGACGGCACAGACTTTTTCGAGGCTCACATGGCATTCCGCAAAGCTGCTGACAGGGCCCGGAAAGGGAAAGGTCCCAGCGTTGTCGTCTCGGACGTTGTCCGTCTACTGCCTCACTCTTCTTCCGATGACCAGAAGAAGTACAGAGATAAAGAAGAATTGGAAGCCGATAGAAAGAGAGATCCAATTAGCCGGTTCTCTGATGCCTGTGCTGAAGGTGGTGTCATATCCCGTAAGGAATTCGAGAAGATCGATGCGGAAGTCAGACAGTCGGTAGAAGAAGATGCGGAATGGGCCGAGGCGAGACCACTTCCTTCCCCGGAGACTGCCACCAGATATGTCTACAGTGAAGATGATGAAACAACCGCGCTGGAAGAATCTGAGCCCAGCTATATTTCAGATCGAATCGTTCCGGTGGATGCTGTCAACCATGCGCTTCATGAGGAGATGGCCAGGAATAAAAAGATGGTGATCTACGGTGAGGATGTGGCAGATTTGAAGGGCGGTGTCTTTACAGCGACAAAGGGTCTCACGGCAGAATTCGGTAAGGAGCGGGTATACAATTCACCGCTTGCTGAGTCATCTATCATAGGAACGGCAATTGGGATGGCGTGCGTCGGCTGGAAACCGGTAGTGGAAATTCAGTTCAGCGATTTCATTTGGACGGCTATGATGCAGATCCGCAATGAAATGGCAACGATTCGTTACCGGTCGAATAATGAGTGGAGTTGTCCCATTGTGATCCGGGTCCCTGTGGGTGGATATGTCCATGGCGGCATATTTCACAGTCAATCGATTGACGGCTATTTTTTACATCTTCCTGGTATACGGATTGCTTATCCTTCCAATAGTGCCGATGCCAAGGGACTTCTGAAGACGGCGTGCCGTATGGACGATCCTGTTATATTCATGGAACACAAGAGTCTCTACCGTTTTGTTCCCGCCGCCACGCCGGAGCCGGATGAGGATTACCTGCTGCCGTTTGGCAAGGCGAGGACTGTAAAGGAAGGATCTGATCTCACCATTATCACTTACGGCATGATGGTTTACAAGAGTCTCGAAGCGGCCAGATCGCTTGAATCGTCCATGGGCGTCTCTATCGAAATCATTGACTTGCGCACGCTCAACCCCCTCGACTACGATTCTATAGAGCGTTCGCTGCATAAGACTAGCAAGGCGCTGGTTGTCTATGAGGATAACATTACAAACGGTGCCGGGGCGGAGATATCAGCCATTATTGCCGATCGATATTTTGAGCTTCTGGACGGACCGGTAAAGCGGGTGGCAGCCAAGGACTGCCCCGTCGGGTTCAGCGCCGTTATTGAGGATGTAGTCTTACCGCAGGCGGAAGATGTGGCGCAAGCAGCGCAGGAATTGATAGAATATTGA
- the lipB gene encoding lipoyl(octanoyl) transferase LipB, with amino-acid sequence MTVIEDEDVRSKMLDVRWHQPLARDLVPPYSASRLKQLEVQRLGRRLYSEVWEYQKNLMEQRKKGRILDTLILVEHEPVYTLGKNGDENHLLQSRRREIPVFRTERGGDVTYHGPGQLVGYPILDLHDHRMSVSWYMRSLEEVLISTLADFDITAERQGGVTGIWVGDQKIASLGVRLSQWVSMHGFAFNVNTDLSYFDGIIPCGIFESGVTSMEKVLDAKQSLNAVERVVENQFRAIFGFERKVKTGE; translated from the coding sequence GTGACGGTCATAGAAGATGAGGACGTTAGGAGTAAAATGTTAGATGTGAGATGGCATCAACCACTGGCGCGAGATCTGGTTCCGCCCTATTCCGCTTCTCGTCTTAAGCAGCTGGAAGTTCAACGGTTAGGGAGAAGACTCTATAGCGAGGTGTGGGAGTACCAGAAAAATCTGATGGAGCAGCGAAAAAAAGGACGTATCCTGGACACACTAATCTTAGTAGAACATGAACCGGTCTACACGTTGGGTAAGAACGGTGACGAGAACCACCTGTTGCAGTCCCGCCGGCGCGAAATCCCGGTGTTCCGTACCGAACGCGGTGGGGATGTGACTTACCACGGCCCGGGGCAGTTGGTGGGCTATCCTATTCTCGATCTCCACGACCACCGTATGAGTGTCAGCTGGTACATGCGCTCGCTGGAGGAGGTGCTCATCAGCACGCTGGCTGACTTTGATATCACGGCGGAACGTCAGGGAGGTGTGACGGGCATATGGGTGGGTGATCAAAAAATTGCATCACTCGGTGTACGGTTGTCGCAATGGGTCTCGATGCACGGCTTTGCTTTCAATGTCAATACCGATCTCAGCTACTTCGACGGCATTATCCCGTGCGGGATCTTTGAAAGTGGCGTTACTTCCATGGAGAAAGTACTTGATGCCAAACAGTCATTGAATGCTGTAGAGAGGGTGGTGGAGAATCAGTTCAGAGCGATCTTCGGTTTCGAACGGAAAGTGAAAACAGGAGAGTAG
- the lpdA gene encoding dihydrolipoyl dehydrogenase gives MAKGNKYDLIVIGGGPGGYVAAIHGAQFGKNVAVVERDTLGGVCLNWGCIPTKSLLHDAEVLHLVKNAGKYGIEIGDYKVDFSAVVKRSRKVAKRLSKGIEYLMKKNRITHLKGAATIQSSHDVEVTSEDGSRVLEAENIIIAVGGRNREIPGLETDGKRVISYREAMTLEEPPKKMIIIGAGAIGVEFATLYHEYGTEIHLVEMLPQILPLEDGEISEALKSYLKKRGMNLRTSAKVEKIDALKTKVKVHLAAGEEKEVLEADLALVAVGIQGNVEDLGLDSAGVQLENGWIKTDQFCQTTVEGVYAVGDVTGPPWLAHVASAQGRIAAAHLSGRNPTPLDYTSIPACTYTRPQVASIGLTEEAAQEAGHELKVGRFPMRASGKALAQDDTDGFIKILFDAQYGELLGCHIIGPEATELIAEVAAAKMLESTYKEIVETVHAHPTIAEAIMEAAADAYGEAIHI, from the coding sequence GTGGCGAAGGGAAACAAGTACGATTTAATTGTTATTGGTGGCGGGCCGGGCGGTTATGTAGCTGCTATCCACGGGGCACAGTTTGGGAAAAACGTAGCTGTGGTGGAGCGGGATACGCTGGGCGGTGTCTGCCTCAACTGGGGCTGCATTCCGACGAAATCGCTGTTACACGACGCCGAGGTGCTCCATCTGGTGAAGAACGCCGGCAAGTACGGTATCGAGATCGGTGACTACAAGGTGGATTTCAGCGCCGTGGTCAAGCGGAGCCGCAAGGTCGCCAAGCGCCTCTCCAAGGGGATTGAGTACCTGATGAAGAAGAACAGGATTACCCATTTGAAAGGGGCGGCCACGATTCAGTCGTCTCACGATGTAGAAGTGACTTCCGAAGACGGCAGCAGGGTACTGGAAGCGGAAAACATCATTATCGCCGTGGGAGGGCGTAACCGGGAGATTCCTGGCCTGGAGACTGACGGCAAGCGGGTGATTTCGTACCGCGAAGCGATGACATTAGAGGAACCGCCAAAAAAAATGATCATCATTGGAGCCGGTGCTATCGGTGTGGAATTCGCCACCCTGTACCACGAGTACGGAACGGAAATACACCTGGTAGAGATGCTGCCGCAAATCCTTCCCCTGGAAGATGGAGAAATATCTGAAGCACTAAAGTCATACCTGAAGAAACGTGGAATGAATCTTCGCACGTCCGCGAAAGTGGAAAAGATTGATGCTCTCAAGACGAAGGTGAAGGTTCATCTCGCCGCAGGAGAAGAGAAAGAGGTGTTGGAAGCGGATCTGGCGCTGGTGGCGGTGGGCATCCAGGGGAATGTTGAGGATTTGGGGTTGGATTCCGCGGGTGTGCAGCTGGAGAACGGCTGGATCAAAACTGATCAGTTCTGTCAAACTACTGTTGAAGGCGTTTACGCCGTCGGTGATGTAACCGGTCCGCCGTGGTTGGCGCACGTGGCGTCTGCCCAGGGCCGTATCGCGGCGGCTCATCTCAGTGGCCGAAATCCAACGCCCCTTGACTACACCAGCATCCCGGCGTGCACTTACACCCGGCCGCAGGTGGCATCCATCGGCTTGACGGAAGAAGCGGCGCAGGAGGCCGGTCACGAGCTGAAGGTTGGCCGCTTTCCCATGCGTGCCAGCGGCAAAGCGTTGGCACAGGATGACACCGACGGCTTCATCAAGATCCTCTTCGACGCCCAGTACGGTGAACTGCTGGGTTGTCACATCATTGGACCGGAGGCGACGGAACTGATCGCCGAAGTGGCGGCGGCCAAGATGCTGGAGTCTACCTACAAAGAGATCGTGGAAACAGTACACGCTCACCCCACCATCGCTGAGGCAATCATGGAAGCAGCAGCTGATGCTTATGGGGAGGCGATTCATATTTAA
- the nfo gene encoding deoxyribonuclease IV — MGLLGAHVSVAGGVENAPGRGSAIKADAIQIFTANQNQWSPKQPMEENTAAFRANMKSERPEVCVTHDSYLINLGSPEPKKLNMSRKAFLEEIDRCDACAIPYLIFHPGSHLKTGEEECLARIAQSIDYCLDKRPESKVDLLIENTAGQGSNVGYRFEHLCSIIDWVKRPERMGVCFDTQHGFASGYDIRDEKRWNATFKEFDQVVGLEWLKSFHINDSKKELGSRVDRHEKIGQGLLTMETFWCLVNDERFSHLPMVLETPVENEMEYADELVILRNLMGVPKPN; from the coding sequence TCAGCCATCAAAGCCGATGCCATCCAGATCTTCACGGCTAATCAGAACCAGTGGTCTCCGAAGCAGCCGATGGAGGAGAACACTGCGGCCTTCCGTGCGAACATGAAGAGCGAGCGTCCAGAGGTGTGCGTTACTCACGACTCGTATCTCATCAATCTTGGCTCACCTGAACCCAAAAAGCTGAACATGTCCCGCAAGGCCTTTCTGGAGGAGATTGACCGCTGCGACGCCTGCGCAATCCCATACCTGATTTTTCACCCCGGTTCACATCTGAAAACGGGGGAGGAGGAGTGTCTCGCACGCATCGCGCAAAGTATCGACTACTGTCTCGACAAGCGGCCGGAATCGAAAGTGGATTTGCTTATCGAAAACACCGCAGGGCAAGGATCAAACGTCGGTTACCGCTTTGAACACCTGTGTTCTATCATAGACTGGGTCAAGCGGCCGGAGCGGATGGGAGTCTGTTTTGATACGCAGCACGGCTTCGCTTCCGGGTATGATATCCGGGATGAGAAGAGGTGGAATGCGACATTCAAGGAATTTGATCAGGTGGTCGGTCTGGAGTGGCTCAAGTCGTTCCACATAAATGATTCAAAGAAGGAACTGGGATCACGGGTGGACCGGCACGAGAAGATCGGACAAGGTTTATTGACAATGGAAACGTTCTGGTGTCTCGTCAATGACGAGCGATTCTCTCATCTGCCGATGGTGCTGGAAACACCGGTAGAAAACGAGATGGAGTACGCTGATGAGCTGGTAATTTTGCGAAATCTTATGGGTGTACCAAAACCTAATTAG